GCAAGTCGCTGCACGGCGTGGTCGACAGCGTGCCGGTGCCGGTCGGCATCGTCATCGGTGCCCTCGGTTCGGGGATCATCGGCATCATCGGCTACCGCTTCATCCACGTGCTCAACCGCATCGGCACCTGGGTGCTGGGGATCGGCATCGTCGTCGGTTTCGGCTACATCTTCACCCATATTCAAACCGATGACTTCCTCACCCGCGGCAGCTTCAACCTCTCCGGCTGGCTCGCCACCGTGTCGCTCGCCGCGCTGTGGCAGATCGCGTTTGCGCCGTACGTGTCCGACTATTCGCGTTATTTGCCGGCCGATGTAAAAGTCTCGTCGACGTTCTGGACCACGTATCTGGGTTCGGCGCTGGGCTCGAGTCTGGCGTTCATCTTCGGTGCGGTCGCCGTGCTGGCGACCCCGGTGGGCATGGACACCATGGATGCGGTCAAGCTCGCCACTGGCTCGATCGGCCCGCTGATGCTGGTGCTGTTCCTGCTCAGCGTGATCAGCCACAACGCCCTCAACCTGTACGGCGCGGTGCTGTCGCTGATCACTCTGGTGCAGACCTTTGCCTATCGCTGGATTCCGACCGCCAAGAGCCGTGCGGTGATCTCGATCATCGTGCTTCTGGCCTGCTGCTTCGCCGCCGTCGGCGCGTCGAAGGACTTCATCGGCCACTTCGTCGACATGGTGCTGGTGCTGCTGGTGGTGCTGGTGCCGTGGACGGCGATCAACCTGATCGACTTCTACGCCATTCACAAGGGCCAGTACGACATCCAGTCGATCTTCCAGGTCGACGGTGGCATCTACGGACGTTACAACCCGCAGGCGTTGCTGGCCTATGCGATCGGCATTGCGGTGCAGATCCCGTTCATGAACACCCCGCTGTACGTCGGCCCGGTGTCGGCGCACATCAACGGCGCCGACCTGTCGTGGCTGGTGGGGCTGCTGGTGACCTCGCCGCTGTACTTCTGGCTGGCCAGTCGTGACAGCGCCTATCGGCGGCGGATGATGGGCGGGAAACTGGTGGGCAGTCACTGAGATTGATTCGATGTAAAAAGAAGGCCCGCCATGCGCGGGCCTTCTGCGTTGTGGTGTGGTATTTCTTGATGCCCCGACAGGCACCCACGAGACAGGGAAAACTCATGCTGCGAATTCTGGGCAAGGCGTCATCGATCAACGTGCGCAAAGTGCTGTGGACCTGCGCTGAACTGCAGATCCCGTTCGAGCGTGAGGATTGGGGCTCGGGCTTCAAGCAGACTGATACGCCGGAGTTTCTCGCCCTCAACCCCTGCGCCATGGTGCCGGTGATTCAGGACGGCGATTTCACCCTGTGGGAATCGAACACCATCATTCGTTATCTGGCGGGCAACTATGGCGGCGCTGACCTCTACCCCGCCGAGCCGCGAACCCGCGCGCGGGTCGATCAGTGGATCGACTGGCAGGCGTCGGAGCTGAACCGCTCGTGGTCGTATGCGTTCATATCGCTGGTGCGCCAGTCAGCGGATTATCAGGACAGCGCCGCTCTGGCCAAGGGCATCGAGCAATGGTCGAAGACCATGGGCATCCTTGATCAGCAGTTGCAGAAGACTGGCGCGTACGTCAGTGGCGAGCAGTTTTCCCTCGCCGATATTCCTGTCGGGCTGTCGGTGAATCGCTGGTTCGAAACTCCGCTCGCGCATCCGGACTATCCCGCCGTCAGCGCGTATTACCAGCGTCTGAGCCAACGCGAAGGCTTTCGCCTGTACGGCAGAAACGGTACGCCGTGACAATCAGATCAACAGATCTTCATAAAACGCGCCGAACGGTCGCTGCGGGTGGGCGATCTGGATTTCCAGAATCCACACCCCGGCATTTGGCGTCTGGTCGAAATCGCCGAGATTGCCGCCGCGATGGATCGTGTGCGGGAAATCGCTGACGCGGTGGCCCTTGATGTCGAGATTGAGTTTCCAGCCCATGGTTTCAGCCTGATCGCTGGCGTAACGGTACAACTCGACACCGCTCACGCCTTGGCGCCACAGTGCCTCGACACGCTTGAATAGCTCCTTGGACGCCGCCGCGCAGGCGATCATTTCCGGATCGGAGCCGGTGGTGAAGGTTGCGCCGGCATCGCCTTCGTGCCCCTGCCAGACCACGCCCATGTCAATGAAGAAAATATCGTTGTCACCGAGCACCGGATCGCCTTCGGAACGCTCCTTGAACGCCTTCAGCGTATTGGCGCCGAAGCGAATCAGCAGCGGATGCCAGATGCGGTCCATGCCCAGTTCGGCGAGGATCTGCTTGCCCCGCTCCTGGGCTTCGGACTCACGCATGCCGGGCTTGATCACCCTGGCGATGGCATCAACGGCGTTCCAGGTCAGGCCCTGCGCATGACGCATCGTTTCCAGCACAAACCGCTCACCGACCGCTTCTTTACCGCTCAGGGCTGCACTCATTTGCTTGTTCCTCATGGCTACGCTGTGTAGTTTTTTATATTGCGAAACGCCGATCAAGATACAGCCATGACACAACGTGTCAATTACTCTTCCGCACGCACCACACCGCGCTCCTCCAGCAAACGCACGAACATGCTCAAGCTGCGCGACACCGTGCCCCGGCGCCACACCAGCCAGGTGGTCAGATAGCGAAAATCCGCCGCCAGCGGCCACACGCTCACGGTTGCGCTGCCAGGCATGCTCTGCAGCATTTTGCGCGGCATCAGCGCCAGCCCGGCGCCGGCGCTGACGCAAGCGAGCATGCCGTGGTAGGACTCCATCTCGAAAATCTTGCCCGGCACGGCAGCGTCGGTGCTGAACCATTTTTCGAAGTGATGCCGATAAGAACAGTTGGAGCGGAACGCATAGATATTCTCGCCGTTCACATCCGCCGCGCGCTGCACCGAGGGGTGATTGAGTGGCGCGATGATGACCATCTCTTCCTCGAACGCCGGCACGCCTTCCAGCGCCGGGTGCAGCACCGGGCCATCGACGAATGCCGCCGCCAAGCGTCCTGAAAGTACACCGTCGATCATCGTTCCGGATGGCCCGGTCGACAGGTCCAGATCGACCTTGGGATGCAATTGGTTGTACGCCGCGAGCAGTTCGGGGATGCGCACGGCGGCGGTACTTTCCAGCGAACCGAGGGGAAATGCGCCCTGCGGCTCCTCACCGGCGACGGTGGCCCGCGCCTCCTGCACCAGATCGAGAATGCGTCGCGCGTACTCGAGAAAACTCCAGCCAGCCGGTGACAGACGCAAACGGCTTTTCTCGCGAATGAACAGGTCGACGCCCAAGTCCTGCTCCAACTGCTTGATCCGCGTGGTCAGGTTCGACGGCACGCGATGAATCTGCGCCGCCGCAGCGCTGATGCTGCCGTGCTCGGCAACGGCCTTGAAGATTTCCAGCTGCACCAGATCCACAGTCATTCTCCAATCGTGAAAGAAACGATCTTTATTATTCAGTTTCCAGAAAACAAACGCCACCCTACTCTAGGCCCATCCACTGAACTCGCAGGAGCCCGCCATGAGCCAGATTTCCAGCCAGACCCACGCCATCTCGATCAACCCCGCCACCGGCGAGCAGATCGGTCACTACGCCTTTGAATCCGCCGAAGCCCTCGACGCTGCGCTGACCCGCGCCGCGTTCGGTTTCTCGAAATGGAAACGCAAGCCGCTGCAGGATCGCTCCCGCGCCCTGTCCGCCCTCGCCGGCGCCCTGCGTGACAGCGCCGAAGCCATGGCGACCATGATCACCCTGGAAATGGGCAAGCCGATCGCCCAAGCCCGTGGCGAAATTGAAAAATGCGCCAAGCTCTGTGAGTGGTACGCCGAAAACGGTCCGGCCATGCTCGACGCCGAACCGACTCAGGTTGAAGGCGGCAAGGCGCGCATCGAGTACCGACCACTCGGGCCGATCCTCGCGGTGATGCCGTGGAACTTCCCGATCTGGCAAGTGCTGCGCGGTGCCGTTCCGGCGCTTATCGCCGGCAACACTTACGTGCTCAAGCACGCGCCGAACGTGATGGGCAGCGCCTACCTGCTGCGCGACGCCTTCAAGAACGCCGGTTTCGCTGATGGCGTGTTTGAAGTGATCAACGTCACCCCGGAAGGCGTTTCCACCGCCATTGCCGACCCGCGCATCGCCGCTGTCACCCTGACCGGCAGCGTCCGTGCCGGTATGGCCATCGGCGCTCAGGCCGGTGCCGCGCTGAAGAAATGCGTGCTGGAACTGGGTGGTTCCGACCCGTTCATCGTGCTCAATGATGCGGATCTTGATGAGGCCGTGCAGGCTGCCGTCATCGGTCGCTACCAGAACTCCGGCCAGGTCTGCGCCGCGGCCAAGCGCCTGATCATCGAAGAAGGCGTGGTCGAAGAGTTCACCCGCAAATTCGTCGAGGCCACGCGTCAATTGAAAGTCGGCGATCCGCTGTCCGCCGACACCTACATCGGGCCGATGGCGCGTTTCGATCTGCGTGACGAACTCGACCAGCAAGTGCGCGACACCCTCGAAGAAGGCGCCACCCTGTTGCTCGGCGGCGGCAAGGCCCAAGGCCCGGGCAACTACTACGAGCCGACCGTGCTGGCCGATGTCACGGACCGCATGACCTCGTTCAAACAGGAACTGTTCGGCCCGGTGGCATCGATCATCACTGCCCGCGATTGCGCCCACGCCGTGGCCCTGGCCAACGACAGCGACTTCGGCCTGACCGCGACGATCTACACCGCCAACGTCGCACTGGCCCAGCAACTGACCAGCGAACTGGACACTGGCGGCGTGTTCATCAACGGCTACTCCGCCAGCGACCCGCGCGTGACCTTCGGTGGCGTGAAGAAAAGCGGTTTCGGTCGCGAGCTCTCGCACTTCGGCGTGCGCGAGTTCTGCAACGCGCAGACGGTGTGGCTGGATCGTAAATAATCAGGACTCCAACACGCACTGGTGGGAGTGGGCTTGCTCACGAAGGGGCCGGCATGTTCAGCATTGATCGTGACTGACCTGACGCCTTCGCGAGCAAGCCCGCTCCCACACTCGAAAATTCCGCACACACCGCTATAGCAAGTCGGGCGCTGTTTTTTGCGGCTGCGCAACCGCCGGCCCCTTGCTCAACAGCCCAAGCACCACTGCCGCCGAAGCCAGGGTAATCAGCGTAAGGATGTGCAGGAGGTACTGAAACGCCGTGGCATAACCTTGCACCAGACGTTCTTTGGCCAGCCCCGGAACGGTGTCGAGCGCATGCGCCATGTCCCCCGTGGTGACCCGGTGCGCGGTCTCGGCAATCAACGCCGCATCGACACTGCCTGCCACTGCCCCCGTCAGATCGGTATGCAGCAGCGAAGTCAGCACAGCGCCCACCACCGCCAGCGCAATACCCTCACCCGCCACGCGCACGGTATTGAAGATCCCAGCCGCCATCCCCGCGCGCTCCTTCGGTACAACGCTGACCGACAGACCATCCATCAACCCCCACGGCAAACCGGTGCCAATCCCGATCAACAGCATCGCAATGACCAAGGCGGATTTAGGCTCGCCGACGTTGTACAGGCTCAACCCGTGCAAGCCCACCGCAGCGATCAGAAAACCGATCCCCGACAGGATTCCCGCCGAGACAAACCGGGTCAGCGACGCCGCCAGCATCGGTACCACCAGCATGGGCGCCGACAGCGCCAGCAACAGCAGGCCGGCATCGATTTCGCTCAAGCCTTCCACGCCGATAAAGCGCAATGGCAAGATCACCACCAGCACGATGTAGCAAAAACAGGTGCCGATCGGCAGCATCTGCACGCCGATGAAGCGCGGAAAACGCAACAGGGTCAGATCGAGCATCGGATGTTTGACGCGCTTTTCGATCATCACGAACAACCCCAGCAACAATGCCGAAGCACTCAGCAGACCGACCACCAGCGGGCTGCCCCAACCGCTTTCCGGCGCCTGAATCACGCCGAAGGTGAACAGCGCCAGCATCGTGCTGAAGGTGATCGTGCCCGGCCAATCCAGTCCCGTGGCATCCGGGTTGCGGCTTTCGCGCATGCGAGGCAGGCCGAAGACCATGGCGATCACGCCGATCAGCGCGGTGAATACGAAAATCACCCGCCAGTTGAACGCTTCGATCAACGCACCGGCCAGCAGCGGCCCGAAAGCCAGACCAATGCCGAATGTGGTACCGAGTACGCTGTACGCGCGGGTCCGCGCATGGCCTTCGAATTCCTGCGCCAGCGACGCTGAACCGCTGGCCAACGCCGCAGCACCGGCCACGCCCTGCACTGCACGCAGCCCATCCAGCCAGTACACCGACGGTGCCAGGCTCTGCGCAATCGATGCTGCGGTGAACAGCAACATGCCGAAGCTGAACAGGCGTTTACGCCCATAGACGTCGGCCAACGCTCCCGCCGCCATCAGCAAACTGCCGAACGACAACATGAACGCATTGGTGATCCAGGTCAGGGCAACGGGACTTCCGCCCAGATCACGGCCAATGGCGGGCGTCGCCACCGCGCCACCGGTAAAACTCAAGGGCAGTACCAATGCCGACAGGCACACGGCCGCGAGGATCAGCAGCTTGTTACGCGCGCCTGGTTGATGAGAGACCGTTGTCATGCATTCATCCTTTAAAGAAATTGCCAGGCAGCGACTTTAAGGCCGTGAGATTGATGCGATAATCCCAGCAATTTTGCATGACTTTGTGAAAGGCATTCACAGATGAAATCACCCTCAGCGGCAGACCTTTGCGTATTTCTCTGTACGGCGCAGCACTTGAATTTCAGCAAGGCCGCCGTCGAACTCGGGCTCACCCCGTCAGCCCTGAGCCATTCGGTAAAGGCTTTGGAGAATCGCCTCGGTGTGCGTCTGTTCAATCGCACCACCCGCAGCGTGGCGTTGACCGAGGCCGGTGAGCGCTTTTACGCGCGCCTGAAACCGGCGTTCCGCGACATTGACGATGCACTGGAAGACCTCAACCATTTTCGCGACAAACCCACCGGCAACCTGCGTATCACCTGCGGACGCCAGGCGTGCGAACTGGTATTGCTGCCGATTGCCAGCGAGTTCTTGCAGACGTATCCGGACATTCGCATGGAGGTGGTCGAAAGCGAAGCATTGCTCGATATCGTCGCTGGCGGATTTGATGCGGGCGTGCGCTTTGGCGATCGACTGGAGGCCGACATGGTCTCGCTGCCGATTGGCTCGGCGATGCGTTCGGTGGTGGTGGCTTCGCCGGCATTCCTTGAACGCTATCCTGCGCCGCAAAAACCCGAAGATCTGCACGACTTGCCGTGCCTGCGCCACCGCTACCCCAGTGGCGCCCTGTATCGCTGGGAATTCGAACGCGATGGCATTGCCCAGGAAATCGAGGTCAACGGCCCGCTGACCCTGGGCGACGTCAGCTTGATGGTCGGCCCTGCACTGCAAGGCCTGGGATTGGCGTATGTGTTCGATGACATGGTCAGCGAACACCTGGCATCGGGGCGTCTGATTCAGCTGTTGGCCGACTGGTGCCCCTACTATCCGGGCCTGCATCTGTACTACCCGAGCAGGCGCCACGTACCGGCGCCGCTCAAGGCTTTTATCGACTTCGCGCGCGAGCGCAGTGGTCACTAGGGCTTACAGATATTTCAGCCAGGCAATATCGCGGCGCCGCGATTTCAGCGCGGAAAACCAGCGTACCGCCGGGTACAGTGCCAGCGCCAACAGCAGTGACACCAGCCAGATTGCCGCTACTGAATCGAAGCCGAAATAGCTACCGTGGTTAAGGCCGAACAGCGCCACGGCATTCAGATACAGCACCTTCAGGCCGTACAGGTGCAACAGATAAAAGAACATCGGCGCCGAACCGAAGACCGTCAGCCAGCGAATCCAGTGCCGCGTCTGCAGCCGTTCAGCAGCATGAACAGGATGACCAGACCTCTCAGTGCATCAATAGACAGCAAGCGGCCGGTCGGCGGCGGGTTGGAACGGGTACACACAATCGCCATGGAGATTTCGCCAACGAGCAAATGAATCAGGGGATCGCAACCGCACGCCCCGCCAAAAATTGGCGTTACTCTATAACATTAAAAGTCGATTCCCAAGCCAAACGCCATTTGCCCAATCACGTCAGGCTTCTATAGTGATCAGGCGCCCCCTGCGCTTTGCGCCTGCTGTCGAGCGTTGCCCATGACCTCAACCGAACACCTGATCATCTGCGAGCATTGCGACTGCGTGTACGAAAAGGTCGTGCTCGGCAAACACCAGAAAACCCTCTGCGTGCGGTGCGGCGGCGTGCTGCAGCGCTACAACGGCTTGACCGTCGAGCAGCGGCTGGCCCTGAGTTTCACTGCGGCGATGCTGTGGCTGTTCGCCAATTTCTATCCGGTGATGAGCATCAGCATGAAGGGCCTGAAGAACAGCGCGACGCTGTGGGATTCGGTACTGGCGCTGAGTCAGGGGCCGATCACCTTCATGGCGATGGTCGCGGCGATTTCGATCATCATCGCCCCGGCGTTTCAACTGGTGCTGTTGATCTGGGTGCTGAGTTTCGCCTTGTCATCGCGCCGGGCGCCGGGCTTCAAGCTGTGCATGCGCTGGCTGGAAACCCTGCGTCCGTGGAGCATGCTCGAAGTGTGTCTGCTGGGGGCGATGGTGGCGGTATTCAAACTGGCCGGGCTGCTCGATGTGCTGCCGGGTATCGGCCTGTTCGCTTTGGCGGTGCTGAGCCTGATGATGATCCGCATTGCCGGCCGCGACATTCGTGATCTGTGGGACATTCTATGAAGCGACCCGCGACCGCCAGCGAACTGAATCTGTGCCTGTGCCACAGCTGTGGGCTGGCCTGTGACATGACCGACGAGCCGCACGAGTGCCCGCGCTGCGATGCGCCGCTGCATCGGCGCAAGACCAACTCCCTGACGCGCACCTGGGCCTATCTGTTCGCCGCGTTGGCGTTTTACGTGCCGGCCAATCTACTGCCGGTGATGAACACGGTGATGCTCGGCAACGGCGCCGACAGCACGATCATGAGCGGCGTGCTGGAGTTCTGGGAGGGCGGCGCGTGGGACATTGCGCTGATCATTTTCATCGCCAGCATCGCGGTGCCGGGGATTAAATTCGTCGCCCTGTCGCTGCTGCTGATCACCGTGCAGCGGGGCAGCGACTGGGCGCGCCGTGAGCGCTCGAAGCTGTACCGTTTCGTCGAGCTGATCGGCTACTGGTCGATGCTCGACGTGCTGGTGGTCGCACTGGTCGCGGCGCTGGTGAAGTTCCAGGCGCTGGGCGATATCGAACCACGCCCGGGCATCCTGTTTTTCGGCATGGTGGTGGTGTTCACCATGCTCTCGGCGATGAGTTTCGACCCACGGCTGATCTGGGACAATGCCCCGGACGACGAACCGCTCAGCGACGCACCACCTCAAGCAGCACCTGCAACGGATGGCGCAGCGCCCGATCCGACTGGCGCTTGACCTGACTGCGGCAGGAATAACCGGTGGCCAGTGCTTCGCCCTGCTCCGCCGGCGCCTCAACCTGCCGCGCCCACGATTGCTCGTAGATCACCGCCGAGGTTTCGCGGTTGCGCGCTTCATGGCCGTAGGTGCCGGACATGCCGCAGCAACCGGTGGCCTGCGTCGCCAGTTTCAATCCGGCTCGCTCGAACACTTGTTCCCACTGGCGAGTGGCGGCCGGCGCGTTGGTTTTCTCGGTGCAGTGTGCCAGCAGACGGAATGACCGGGCCGGATCGGCAGTAGCCTGCTCCGGCATCACCTTGAGCAGCCATTCCTGCACCAGCGCGACTTCCGGGCAGTGGTCCATGCCGGGCACTTTCAGGTATTCCTGGCGATAGACCAGCGTCATCGCCGGATCCAGTCCCAGCAGCGGTACGCCAACGTCCGCCAGCTCGCGCAGTTGCTGCGCATTGCGCAACGCCGCGCGGTTGAACGCTGACAGGAAACCCTGCACATGCAGCGGCTTGCCATTGGCACTGAACGGTGCCAGATACACCTGATAGCCAAGTCGTGAAATCAACTCCAGCAGATCCGCTAGCAACGGCGCTTCGAAGTAACGGGTGAAGGCATCCTGCACCAACACCACACTGCGCTCGCGCTGGGCCGGGGTCAGCGCCGACAGATTGGCGACCGTCGCCGGCTGCACCTTCCAGCGGCGCAGCGCAGCGTGGAAATCAAAGCGACTGAGCAACGGCACATCGACCATGCCGCCAAGACGCTCCAACTGTTTGCGCACAAAGGTTGCGCCCATCAAACCGTTGTACAGCGCCGGAATCCGCGCCATGTACGGAATGCTGTACTCCAGCGAAGCAATCAGATAATCCCGCGCCGGGCGCAGATAACGGCTGTGATACAGCTCAAGGAAACGCGAACGGAATTCCGGCACGTTGACCTTGACCGGGCACTGTCCCGCGCAGGATTTGCACGCCAGGCAACCGGCCATGGCGTCATACACCTCATGGGAAAAGTCTGCATCCTGCGCGCGGCTGTTGCGCCAGCGTGTCCACAGGTTGCGGAAAAATGCCGGACGACGGATCGCCTCCGACAGCACATCCACCCCTGCCTCGCCCTGCAAACGCAGCCATTCGCGGATCAGCGATGCGCGACCCTTGGGCGATTGCGCACGCTCGCGGGTGGCTTTCCACGATGGGCACATGGCGTCGTCGGGATCGAAGTTGTAGCAGGCGCCGTTGCCGTTGCAATGCATGGCTGCGCCGTAGCTCTGCCAGACCTTTTCGTCGATTTGCCGGTCGAGTTCGCCGCGCAGGGTCACTTCGTCGATTTTCAGCAACGCCGCACCGGTATTGGCCGGGGTGGCGATCTTGCCCGGGTTGAACTGATTGAACGGGTCAAACGCAGCTTTCAGTGCCTGCAACGCCGGATACAGCTCACCGAAAAATGCCGGCGCGTATTCCGAGCGCAGGCCTTTGCCGTGCTCGCCCCACAACAGGCCGCCGTAACGCTGGGTCAGCGCCGCGACGCCGTCGGACACCGGGCGCACCAGCGCCGCTTGCTGCGGATCCTTCATGTCGAGAATCGGCCGTACGTGCAACACACCGGCATCGACGTGGCCGAACATGCCGTACTGCAAACCGTGGCTGTCGAGCAGTTCGCGCAGTTCGGCGATGTACTCGGCCAGGTGCTGCGGCGGCACTGCGGTGTCTTCGACAAACGGCTGCGGCCGCGCTTCGCCGGCAACGTTACCGAGAAGGCCGACTGCGCGTTTGCGCATGCCATAAACCTTGTTCACTGCCGCCTGGCCGACCGCCAGGGTATGGCCGAGGCGTTCGACGGCGGTGTCGCTGCTCAAGTGTTCGAGGAAGGCTTCGACCCGGTGTTGCAGGTCCTCGGGATCATCACCGCAGAACTCCACCAGGTTGATCCCCAGTGTCGGGCGCTCGGCACTTGCCGGGAAGTATTCGGCGACGCCGTGCCAGACGATGTCCTGCATCGCCAGCAACAACACCTTGGAATCCACGGTTTCAATCGACAGCGGCTTGAGCGCCATCAGCGCCCGGGCATCGCGCAACGCATCCATGAACCCGGCGTAGCGAATGTTCACCAGCATCGTGTGTTTGGGGATCGGCAGTACGTTGAGCTTCGCCTCAACCACAAACCCCAGCGAGCCTTCGGCGCCGCACAGCACGCTGTTGAGGTTGAAGCGGTTGTCGGCCTCGCGCAGATGCGCCAGGTCGTAGCCGGTCAGGCAGCGGTTGAGGTCAGGGAACCGTTGTTTGATCAACTCGCCCTGCTCATCAATGATCTGCCGCGCACAGCGATAAACTTCACCCACCCGATCTTCACGGGCGCACAGCGCTGTCAGTTCGTCTTCCGCAAGCGCTGCGCCGTGCAGGCGTTCACCGCCGCGCAGGACCATGTCGAGTTCCAGCACATGGTCGCGGGTCTTGCCGTAGGTGCAACTGCCCTGGCCGCTGGCGTCGGTGTTGATCATGCCGCCGACGGTGGCGCGGTTGGAGGTCGACAGCTCCGGGGCGAAAAACAGCCCGGCTGATTTCAGCGCGGCGTTGAGCTGATCCTTGACCACCCCGGCCTGCACCCGCACCCAGCGCTGCTCGACGTTGATTTCCAGAATACGGTTCATGTGCCGCGACAGGTCGACGACGATGCCATCGGTCAGCGACTGGCCGTTGGTGCCGGTGCCACCGCCACGCGGAGTGATCACCACTTGCTGATAAGCCGGCTCGGCGATCAGCCGTGCGACCCGCGCCACATCCTCCGCATCCATCGGAAACACCGCCGCTTGCGGCAGGCGCTGGTAGATCGAGTTGTCGGTGGCGAGCACCACGCGACTGGCGTAATCGGCACTGATCTCGCCACGAAAACTACTGGCTTTCAGGGCGCTGAGGAACAGTTGGTAATCAGTAGTCAATGCAGCGGCGGGTGACAGCTGGGCAATCATCGGTGAGGAAATCTCGGTCAAAATCGGGCCGTGTGGCGGTGAACAGTTGTGCGCAATGAATGATTGCGTCACGCTCCCGCCATCTCATGGTGCTTATGTTCATTGCTTGGCGCCGTCGGGACAAACGTAAAATCGACCCGCAATCCATGACTAAAACGAATGAATCCGCGAACTCTCACCCCTTCCATGTCGCTGTTGCTGGCCTTCGAGGCCGCCGCACGCCATGAAAGTTACACCCGCGCCGCCCATGAACTGTCGCTGACGCAAAGCGCGGTCAGCCGTCAGGTGCAGATTCTGGAAAAGATGCTCGGCATGCGCCTGTTCAGTCGCGAGGGACGGCAAGTGGTGCTGACCGATGTCGGGCGCATGTATCAGCGCGAACTGGCCGAAGCCCTCGGGCAGATCCGCAGCGCGACGTTGCAGGCCATGGCGTTCGGTTCCGGCATTCATAGTTTGCGTCTGGCGACGCTGCCGACCTTCGGCTCGAAATGGCTGCTGCCGCGACTCAAGGACTTCTACACCGCACACCCCGGCATGACCGTGCACTTGCATTCACGCATCGAAGCGATCGACTTCGACACCAGCGAGATCGATGCGGCGATCTGCGTCGGTGCGGGGGATTGGCCCGGGCTGAGCGCCCTGCCCCTGCACACTGAAGAACTGGTGGTGATTGCCAGTGCGCAGTTGTCGTTGGCCGAACGCGATGATGCGGAACAGCACATCGCCGGGCAGTTACTGCTCAATGTCAGCAGCAATGCCCAGGCCTGGGCGGAATGGTTCACGCATCATGGTTTGCCCCACCGCAGCATGCGCATCGGGCCGAGCTTTGAAATGACTTCGCACCTGATTCAGGCGGTCCGGGCGAATATTGGCGTGGGGCTGGTGCCACGGATTCTGGTGGAGGATGAATTGCTTAACGGCGAGCTGCTGCAACTGGGGGAGCCGATCACCAGCCGGCGCAGCTATTACCTGGTGTATCCGCCGCGTAATGAGGCGTTGCCGTCACTGAAAGCGTTCAGGGATTGGTTGGTACGATCGTTATGACAGATCGTCTCGCCCGAGCAACGTTCACCGCTTGGGAGGTGGTGGAGCGCTAGGACCACGGGCAGTTTGCGGCGAGTTCCTGTCGTTCGAGCCAAGGTAGCGTGCCACATCTGGCGGCATGGGTCTCGGTGCTTCGGCGGTCATGGCTGGCTCTCTTTTATGGTGGTGAATTCAACCCACTGAACTTTCGACGAATCTATCACCAACAGGTCGGCGTCAAAAGGCTGGGCAACGCCATCGTCACCCAACCATTTCGGGCTCTGCATCACAAACTGTCCATTCGCAGGTTCGGCAGGCCATTCACAAGGCC
The Pseudomonas fluorescens genome window above contains:
- a CDS encoding paraquat-inducible protein A; its protein translation is MKRPATASELNLCLCHSCGLACDMTDEPHECPRCDAPLHRRKTNSLTRTWAYLFAALAFYVPANLLPVMNTVMLGNGADSTIMSGVLEFWEGGAWDIALIIFIASIAVPGIKFVALSLLLITVQRGSDWARRERSKLYRFVELIGYWSMLDVLVVALVAALVKFQALGDIEPRPGILFFGMVVVFTMLSAMSFDPRLIWDNAPDDEPLSDAPPQAAPATDGAAPDPTGA
- a CDS encoding paraquat-inducible protein A, producing the protein MTSTEHLIICEHCDCVYEKVVLGKHQKTLCVRCGGVLQRYNGLTVEQRLALSFTAAMLWLFANFYPVMSISMKGLKNSATLWDSVLALSQGPITFMAMVAAISIIIAPAFQLVLLIWVLSFALSSRRAPGFKLCMRWLETLRPWSMLEVCLLGAMVAVFKLAGLLDVLPGIGLFALAVLSLMMIRIAGRDIRDLWDIL
- a CDS encoding MFS transporter, encoding MTTVSHQPGARNKLLILAAVCLSALVLPLSFTGGAVATPAIGRDLGGSPVALTWITNAFMLSFGSLLMAAGALADVYGRKRLFSFGMLLFTAASIAQSLAPSVYWLDGLRAVQGVAGAAALASGSASLAQEFEGHARTRAYSVLGTTFGIGLAFGPLLAGALIEAFNWRVIFVFTALIGVIAMVFGLPRMRESRNPDATGLDWPGTITFSTMLALFTFGVIQAPESGWGSPLVVGLLSASALLLGLFVMIEKRVKHPMLDLTLLRFPRFIGVQMLPIGTCFCYIVLVVILPLRFIGVEGLSEIDAGLLLLALSAPMLVVPMLAASLTRFVSAGILSGIGFLIAAVGLHGLSLYNVGEPKSALVIAMLLIGIGTGLPWGLMDGLSVSVVPKERAGMAAGIFNTVRVAGEGIALAVVGAVLTSLLHTDLTGAVAGSVDAALIAETAHRVTTGDMAHALDTVPGLAKERLVQGYATAFQYLLHILTLITLASAAVVLGLLSKGPAVAQPQKTAPDLL
- a CDS encoding LysR family transcriptional regulator, whose amino-acid sequence is MKSPSAADLCVFLCTAQHLNFSKAAVELGLTPSALSHSVKALENRLGVRLFNRTTRSVALTEAGERFYARLKPAFRDIDDALEDLNHFRDKPTGNLRITCGRQACELVLLPIASEFLQTYPDIRMEVVESEALLDIVAGGFDAGVRFGDRLEADMVSLPIGSAMRSVVVASPAFLERYPAPQKPEDLHDLPCLRHRYPSGALYRWEFERDGIAQEIEVNGPLTLGDVSLMVGPALQGLGLAYVFDDMVSEHLASGRLIQLLADWCPYYPGLHLYYPSRRHVPAPLKAFIDFARERSGH